The Streptomyces sp. Je 1-332 genome has a window encoding:
- the serA gene encoding phosphoglycerate dehydrogenase: protein MSTAANGKPVVLIAEELSPATVDALGPDFEIRQCNGADRAELLPAIADVDAILVRSATKVDAEAIAAAKKLKVVARAGVGLDNVDVSAATKAGVMVVNAPTSNIVTAAELACGLLIATARNIPQGSQALKAGEWKRSKYTGVELAEKTLGVVGLGRIGALVAQRMSAFGMKVVAYDPYVQPARAAQMGVKVLTLDELLEVSDFITVHLPKTPETVGLIGDEALHKVKPAVRIVNAARGGIVDEEALYSALKEGRVAGAGLDVYAKEPCTDSPLFQFDQVVCTPHLGASTDEAQEKAGVSVAKSVRLALAGELVPDAVNVQGGVIAEDVRPGLPLAEKLGRIFTALASEVAARLDVEVYGEITQHDVKVLELSALKGVFEDVVDETVSYVNAPLFAQERGVEVRLTTSSESPDHRNVVTVRGTLTGGEEISVSGTLAGPKHLQKIVAIGGYDVDLALAEHMVVLRYADRPGVVGTVGRVLGEAGINIGGMQVARADVGGEALAVLTVDDTVPQPVLNELAEEIGAESARAVNLTD, encoded by the coding sequence GTGAGCACTGCTGCCAACGGCAAACCGGTCGTACTCATCGCTGAAGAGCTGTCGCCCGCCACTGTCGACGCCTTGGGCCCGGACTTCGAGATCCGGCAGTGCAACGGCGCGGACCGCGCCGAGCTGCTGCCCGCCATCGCCGACGTCGACGCGATTCTGGTCCGCTCCGCGACCAAGGTCGACGCCGAGGCCATCGCGGCCGCCAAGAAGCTGAAGGTCGTCGCCCGCGCGGGCGTGGGCCTGGACAACGTGGACGTGTCCGCCGCCACGAAGGCCGGCGTGATGGTGGTGAACGCACCCACCTCGAACATCGTCACCGCGGCCGAGCTCGCCTGTGGCCTGCTCATCGCCACCGCCCGCAACATCCCCCAGGGCAGCCAGGCCCTGAAGGCCGGCGAGTGGAAGCGCTCCAAGTACACGGGCGTCGAGCTCGCCGAGAAGACCCTCGGCGTCGTGGGCCTCGGCCGCATCGGTGCTCTCGTCGCCCAGCGCATGAGCGCCTTCGGCATGAAGGTCGTCGCCTACGACCCGTACGTGCAGCCCGCGCGTGCCGCGCAGATGGGCGTCAAGGTCCTCACCCTCGACGAGCTGCTCGAGGTCTCGGACTTCATCACCGTGCACCTGCCCAAGACCCCCGAGACGGTCGGTCTGATCGGCGACGAGGCCCTGCACAAGGTCAAGCCCGCCGTCCGCATCGTGAACGCCGCGCGCGGCGGGATCGTCGACGAGGAGGCGCTGTACTCGGCGCTCAAGGAGGGCCGCGTCGCGGGCGCCGGTCTGGACGTGTACGCGAAGGAGCCCTGCACGGACTCCCCGCTCTTCCAGTTCGACCAGGTCGTCTGCACGCCGCACCTCGGCGCCTCGACCGACGAGGCGCAGGAGAAGGCCGGCGTCTCCGTCGCCAAGTCGGTGCGCCTGGCCCTCGCCGGTGAGCTCGTGCCGGACGCCGTGAACGTCCAGGGCGGCGTCATCGCCGAGGACGTGCGTCCCGGTCTGCCGCTCGCCGAGAAGCTCGGCCGCATCTTCACCGCCCTCGCGAGCGAGGTGGCGGCCCGCCTCGACGTCGAGGTGTACGGCGAGATCACCCAGCACGACGTGAAGGTGCTCGAACTGTCCGCGCTCAAGGGCGTGTTCGAGGACGTCGTCGACGAGACCGTGAGCTACGTGAACGCGCCCCTGTTCGCCCAGGAGCGTGGCGTCGAGGTCCGCCTCACCACGAGCTCGGAGTCCCCCGACCACCGCAACGTCGTGACGGTGCGCGGCACGCTCACCGGCGGCGAGGAGATCTCGGTCTCCGGCACGCTGGCCGGGCCCAAGCACCTGCAGAAGATCGTCGCCATCGGTGGGTACGACGTGGACCTGGCGCTCGCCGAGCACATGGTCGTCCTCCGTTACGCCGACCGCCCCGGTGTCGTCGGCACCGTCGGCCGTGTCCTCGGCGAGGCGGGCATCAACATCGGCGGCATGCAGGTCGCCCGCGCCGACGTCGGCGGCGAGGCACTCGCCGTCCTCACGGTGGACGACACCGTGCCGCAGCCGGTCCTGAACGAGCTGGCCGAGGAGATCGGCGCGGAGTCCGCCCGCGCGGTCAACCTCACCGACTAG
- a CDS encoding protein phosphatase has translation MTEMWNADTPKVITLPSGRSIRGRGLRYDLPEGQTPTFAVHLTEHEPPKPDWESLWIPWRDFWLPADPMDAMRKLRIAYDRAADERVEICCGGGIGRTGTGLSALCVFEGMDPKEAVKWVRKNYHSRAVEVPWQRRFIRQVHAAAAAGSGQS, from the coding sequence ATGACCGAAATGTGGAACGCCGACACTCCCAAGGTAATCACTCTCCCCTCGGGGCGGTCGATCCGCGGACGCGGACTCCGGTACGACCTACCGGAGGGGCAAACTCCCACGTTTGCCGTGCACTTGACGGAACACGAGCCGCCCAAGCCGGACTGGGAGTCCCTGTGGATCCCCTGGCGGGACTTCTGGCTTCCCGCCGACCCCATGGACGCGATGCGCAAACTTCGCATCGCTTACGATCGCGCCGCGGACGAGCGCGTGGAGATCTGCTGCGGGGGCGGCATCGGTCGGACTGGCACGGGGCTCTCGGCGCTCTGCGTCTTCGAGGGCATGGACCCCAAGGAGGCGGTCAAGTGGGTGAGGAAGAACTACCACTCCCGTGCGGTGGAAGTGCCGTGGCAACGGCGCTTCATCCGCCAGGTCCACGCCGCCGCCGCAGCCGGCTCGGGGCAGTCGTAG
- a CDS encoding lysylphosphatidylglycerol synthase transmembrane domain-containing protein: MTPTESPPKEHSTRDRVIRALLFVAVGVSLVITLWGMDLDHLWAALKAADWRWLVLAALANVASQTTRAVGWNAMFTESQIRFPLLVRIEFAVQAAAAASPEGVGEFVRIGYLLREGIARTVTVTLMLVRKFFSSLGLVPFLVFVWWPGSDVPGWAAAVAWVYLAVLTVESVLIVRVARTPSAPAREGRLRKVVFDARTALGPVRRPRVFAEVGAAALATRALDFLAAVAVAKALDLPLSVAVLVVVLLSIEVSNILPTLPGQLGTFEAAVLGATAGVLGQAEGLAFALVFHAQQVLPQIPLGMIAMADTSILRKRSKRESS; encoded by the coding sequence GTGACCCCGACCGAGTCCCCGCCGAAGGAGCACAGCACGCGCGACCGGGTGATCCGGGCGCTGCTGTTCGTGGCGGTGGGCGTCAGCTTGGTGATCACCCTCTGGGGTATGGATCTGGACCATCTGTGGGCGGCACTGAAGGCCGCCGACTGGCGCTGGCTGGTCTTGGCGGCACTGGCCAACGTGGCCTCGCAGACGACCCGGGCCGTGGGCTGGAACGCCATGTTCACCGAGTCCCAGATCCGGTTCCCCCTCCTGGTGCGGATCGAGTTCGCCGTTCAGGCGGCGGCGGCCGCGAGTCCGGAGGGGGTGGGTGAGTTCGTCCGGATCGGCTATCTGCTGCGCGAGGGGATAGCCCGGACGGTGACCGTCACGCTCATGCTGGTCCGCAAGTTCTTCTCCAGCCTGGGCCTGGTGCCCTTCCTGGTGTTCGTCTGGTGGCCGGGGAGCGATGTGCCGGGCTGGGCGGCAGCCGTCGCCTGGGTGTACCTGGCCGTCCTGACGGTGGAGTCCGTGCTGATCGTGAGGGTCGCGCGCACTCCGTCCGCCCCCGCCCGGGAGGGCCGCCTGCGCAAAGTCGTGTTCGACGCGCGCACGGCACTCGGGCCGGTCCGGCGTCCGCGCGTCTTCGCGGAGGTGGGGGCGGCCGCGCTCGCCACCCGGGCACTGGACTTCCTGGCCGCGGTGGCCGTCGCGAAGGCTCTGGACCTACCGCTGTCGGTGGCCGTCCTGGTAGTCGTCCTGCTGTCCATCGAGGTCTCCAACATCCTGCCGACCCTGCCGGGGCAGCTCGGTACCTTCGAGGCCGCCGTACTCGGCGCGACAGCGGGCGTTCTCGGGCAGGCCGAGGGCCTGGCCTTCGCCCTGGTTTTTCATGCTCAACAAGTGCTTCCCCAGATCCCGTTGGGCATGATCGCCATGGCAGACACCTCGATACTACGAAAGCGATCGAAACGGGAATCATCATGA
- a CDS encoding PEP/pyruvate-binding domain-containing protein — MAEGVVSLAEAADLPVERVGGKAKGLGRLVAAGFPVPPGFCLPVDVFTATAGLEAGGENTGESGLRDETVAQVRACWEALPSPHGVAVRSSATNEDGVAGSAAGQYESVLGVRTFDELLAAVGRCQRSRHSAASGVYRDRIGLAQGAPAMAVVVQAMVAPRWAGVAFTAEAPVADDDHLVLVEAVEGLGDQLVDGTVEPNRAVFSRKEPHAPVFTTAFGERMGETEGSEGPLRSLVRTALAVERALGGPQDIEWALDDTGLHLLQARPITAAVPQPTQFGDWASEVPGARWARMSICDSWLSDPLSPLFATTLFPSLIDRWATNWGGPRRLRARSPLVPEPMHGTVNGFAYLRFDFPLSEHPLRTLRLTARWFAFHLSPVERRWRHDILPALQAGLERARDAPLEDLTSAEVLRRIRAVEDLSARYWAVIGGLAWHWNTSEWLLGMVLARGGRRTAGLTPGSLLVGDDRLAHQADRALDGVAAATLEDQEQLLQEYLGRFGHLVYSLDTAEPTAIDDPSMLRSLIVGRRDSGEPSSLAPALGPDPAPAPRLGHGPLGRLRRGIHRWANHWSGVRDEALHHFTLGWPFMRAGYLELGRRLVRADLLDVDDDVFYLTGPELSGWVHADAGDARWRDLVRERRLRRQWQRRLNPPDVVPADARIMLFGSDITSLALFGAERGENKGDGLSGSAVSPGSYTGRARVIHEFADADALELGEVLVVRQVTPAWAPLLTRASAVVADVGGALSHGSVVAREYGIPAVMGVRTATSQIGTGDILTVDGDAGTVRLGSEP; from the coding sequence ATGGCTGAGGGTGTCGTGAGCCTGGCCGAGGCCGCGGACCTGCCCGTCGAACGGGTGGGGGGCAAGGCCAAGGGGCTGGGCCGACTGGTAGCAGCGGGATTTCCCGTACCTCCGGGGTTCTGCCTCCCGGTGGATGTCTTCACCGCCACGGCGGGCCTGGAGGCAGGCGGGGAGAACACCGGCGAGTCGGGACTGCGCGACGAGACCGTCGCCCAGGTGAGGGCCTGTTGGGAGGCCCTGCCCTCCCCTCACGGCGTCGCCGTACGGTCGTCGGCCACCAACGAGGACGGTGTGGCCGGCAGTGCCGCCGGCCAGTACGAGAGCGTGCTCGGCGTCCGCACCTTCGACGAGCTGCTGGCGGCGGTCGGCCGCTGCCAGCGGTCCCGGCACTCCGCCGCCTCCGGGGTCTACCGGGACCGGATCGGCCTTGCCCAGGGGGCCCCGGCGATGGCTGTCGTGGTCCAGGCGATGGTGGCTCCCCGGTGGGCCGGGGTGGCGTTCACCGCAGAGGCCCCTGTCGCGGACGACGACCATCTGGTGCTCGTGGAGGCGGTCGAGGGCCTCGGTGATCAGCTCGTGGACGGAACCGTGGAGCCGAACCGCGCGGTGTTCTCCCGCAAGGAACCGCACGCGCCCGTGTTCACGACCGCGTTCGGGGAACGGATGGGCGAGACGGAGGGAAGCGAGGGCCCTCTCCGCTCCCTGGTACGCACAGCGCTGGCCGTGGAGCGGGCGCTGGGCGGACCGCAGGACATCGAATGGGCGCTGGACGACACCGGGCTGCACCTGTTGCAGGCCCGCCCGATCACCGCAGCCGTCCCGCAGCCGACGCAGTTCGGCGACTGGGCGAGCGAAGTGCCCGGGGCACGGTGGGCCCGGATGAGTATCTGCGACTCGTGGCTCTCCGATCCCCTCTCCCCCCTCTTCGCCACGACGCTGTTCCCCTCGCTCATCGACCGGTGGGCGACGAACTGGGGCGGTCCACGCAGACTGCGCGCGCGTAGCCCGCTCGTCCCGGAGCCCATGCACGGGACCGTGAACGGGTTCGCCTATCTGCGCTTCGACTTCCCCCTCTCCGAGCATCCGCTGCGCACCCTGCGGCTCACCGCGCGCTGGTTCGCCTTCCACCTCTCACCGGTGGAGCGGCGCTGGCGGCACGACATACTGCCCGCGCTCCAGGCGGGCCTGGAGCGGGCACGGGACGCGCCTCTCGAGGACCTGACGTCGGCCGAAGTGCTGCGTCGAATAAGGGCGGTTGAGGACCTGAGTGCCCGCTACTGGGCGGTGATCGGCGGCCTCGCCTGGCACTGGAACACCAGCGAGTGGCTGCTGGGGATGGTCTTGGCGCGCGGCGGGCGGCGCACAGCCGGGCTCACGCCCGGGTCCCTGCTCGTGGGTGACGACCGGCTCGCCCACCAGGCCGACCGTGCCCTGGACGGGGTCGCCGCGGCCACCTTGGAGGACCAGGAACAACTGCTGCAGGAGTACCTGGGACGCTTCGGCCACCTGGTGTACAGCCTCGACACGGCCGAACCCACCGCGATCGACGATCCTTCGATGCTTCGATCGTTGATCGTCGGCCGCCGCGACAGCGGCGAACCAAGCTCCCTGGCACCGGCACTGGGCCCTGACCCCGCCCCGGCCCCCCGCCTGGGACACGGCCCTCTGGGCCGACTTCGGCGCGGGATCCACCGCTGGGCGAACCACTGGAGCGGAGTACGGGACGAAGCCCTGCACCACTTCACGCTCGGCTGGCCGTTCATGCGGGCCGGATATCTCGAACTCGGCCGCCGGCTGGTCCGCGCCGACCTGCTGGACGTCGACGACGACGTGTTCTACCTGACCGGGCCAGAGCTGAGCGGCTGGGTGCACGCCGACGCGGGCGACGCGCGGTGGCGCGACCTGGTGCGTGAGCGCCGACTGCGACGCCAGTGGCAGCGGCGGCTCAATCCGCCCGATGTGGTCCCCGCCGACGCGCGGATCATGCTCTTCGGATCCGACATCACCTCCTTGGCGCTGTTCGGGGCCGAGCGGGGCGAGAACAAGGGTGACGGGCTCAGCGGATCAGCGGTGAGCCCGGGCAGCTACACGGGCCGGGCGCGGGTGATCCACGAATTCGCGGACGCGGACGCACTGGAGTTGGGTGAGGTGCTCGTCGTCCGCCAGGTGACTCCGGCATGGGCGCCGCTCCTGACCCGGGCCAGTGCCGTGGTCGCCGACGTCGGGGGCGCGCTGTCCCACGGCTCGGTGGTGGCGCGCGAGTACGGCATCCCGGCGGTGATGGGAGTCAGGACCGCGACCTCGCAGATCGGAACCGGGGACATACTGACCGTGGACGGTGATGCGGGCACTGTGCGGTTGGGGAGCGAGCCGTGA
- a CDS encoding Rieske 2Fe-2S domain-containing protein, with product MRRSTSERIAASARPTTNLASGWYVALPSEELRRRPRRITLFGASYVGWRGADGRAHVQSATCPHAGAALHGGKVVDGTLECPFHRWRFDESGACVFVPGQRPPARAAVTALPTRECSGYVWAWYGNGAPRYEPPDLRDLEARQIPGIRRFRLADPTRATTRRILENTYDPDHLVALHGLTVAGKARIAFQEAGEETVGDGAPDDKPEPRCDATLTWPSYRGALGTVSNAFGLNAGEFTLRMRGWASCQEIEYYADGRRLYRMILAVTPIGEHHSIQHINAVVDPDGAGALGWLRALVHRAEVQVAARQDLPIFDTLLPGDRHGIYVPGDEAVRRFRRFYQQWVEVAEHG from the coding sequence ATGAGGCGCAGTACGTCTGAGCGGATCGCTGCGTCCGCGAGGCCGACCACGAACCTCGCCTCGGGCTGGTATGTCGCGCTGCCCTCCGAGGAGTTGCGGCGGCGGCCTCGCCGGATCACCCTCTTCGGCGCCTCCTACGTGGGCTGGCGCGGCGCTGACGGCCGTGCCCACGTACAGAGCGCGACCTGCCCTCACGCGGGGGCCGCGCTGCACGGCGGCAAGGTGGTCGACGGCACGCTCGAATGCCCCTTCCACCGCTGGCGGTTCGACGAGTCCGGAGCATGTGTCTTCGTGCCGGGGCAGCGTCCCCCGGCGCGAGCCGCCGTCACCGCGCTGCCCACCCGCGAATGCTCGGGTTACGTGTGGGCGTGGTACGGCAACGGGGCCCCCCGTTACGAGCCACCGGACCTTCGCGACCTCGAAGCGCGGCAGATTCCTGGCATCCGGAGATTCCGGCTGGCCGACCCGACCCGGGCCACCACCCGACGGATCCTGGAGAACACCTACGACCCCGACCACTTGGTGGCCTTGCACGGCCTGACGGTGGCCGGGAAGGCCCGGATCGCGTTCCAGGAAGCGGGCGAGGAAACGGTCGGTGACGGTGCACCGGACGACAAACCGGAACCACGCTGCGACGCGACCCTGACCTGGCCCTCATACCGGGGCGCGTTGGGCACCGTATCGAACGCGTTCGGGCTCAACGCGGGTGAGTTCACCCTGCGGATGCGCGGCTGGGCAAGCTGCCAGGAGATCGAGTACTACGCAGACGGCCGACGCCTGTACCGGATGATCCTCGCCGTCACCCCGATCGGGGAACACCACAGCATTCAGCACATCAACGCCGTCGTCGACCCCGACGGGGCGGGGGCCCTGGGGTGGCTGCGCGCGCTCGTCCACCGTGCGGAGGTGCAGGTGGCCGCCCGCCAGGACCTCCCGATCTTCGACACCTTGCTGCCGGGGGACCGGCACGGCATCTATGTGCCCGGTGACGAGGCCGTGCGGCGATTCCGGCGTTTCTATCAGCAGTGGGTGGAGGTGGCAGAGCATGGCTGA
- a CDS encoding Rieske 2Fe-2S domain-containing protein: MSLAPVRGQPPLDLEPPRDLARGWYVAGRSSRVGRRPRAAVVAGREVVLWRAGDGAAVVMDRFCPHQGAALELGRVVDGELRCTFHHWRFDSDGMCVAAPATRRVPKGASARVHPSWEGLGYVWTWVGSPEAEYPPPDFPHLDRNSPAHRRYRFAFDTPAPARRVLENGFDVPHFPVVHGIADGLRLTWDAEKEPHTIAARITTDAITLPAPLDRRPGGLGRLCLHLRSTPSYQVLTFELNDRPVAHELLAVTPVAQGRTTMHGWTVVPRAGGLLGSSPVFWGYRLQHWWGTRADLRIYRDAEETDGSINTADDEGVLRFRQFHRRWTGRGDT; the protein is encoded by the coding sequence ATGAGTCTCGCGCCGGTACGAGGGCAGCCTCCCCTCGATCTCGAACCGCCCCGCGATCTGGCGCGCGGTTGGTATGTGGCGGGGCGTTCCAGCCGCGTGGGGCGGCGGCCCAGGGCCGCCGTGGTGGCCGGGCGGGAGGTGGTGCTCTGGCGCGCGGGAGACGGCGCGGCCGTCGTGATGGACCGCTTCTGTCCCCATCAGGGGGCCGCTCTGGAGTTGGGCCGGGTGGTGGACGGAGAGCTGCGGTGCACGTTCCACCACTGGCGGTTCGACAGTGACGGGATGTGCGTGGCCGCCCCCGCCACCCGGAGGGTGCCCAAGGGTGCCTCGGCCCGGGTCCATCCCTCCTGGGAAGGGCTCGGCTACGTCTGGACCTGGGTGGGCTCGCCGGAAGCCGAGTACCCGCCGCCGGACTTCCCCCATCTGGACAGGAACTCACCGGCCCACCGGCGCTACCGGTTCGCCTTCGACACCCCCGCACCGGCACGCCGGGTGCTGGAAAACGGATTCGACGTACCGCACTTTCCTGTGGTCCACGGGATCGCCGACGGTCTGCGGCTCACCTGGGACGCCGAAAAGGAACCGCACACGATCGCCGCGCGCATCACCACGGACGCGATCACCCTGCCGGCTCCGCTGGACCGGCGGCCGGGCGGTCTGGGCCGACTGTGTCTGCACCTGCGTTCGACGCCCTCCTACCAGGTCCTCACCTTCGAGCTGAACGACCGCCCGGTGGCACACGAGCTGCTCGCCGTGACACCGGTGGCGCAGGGGCGGACCACGATGCACGGCTGGACCGTCGTACCGCGCGCCGGTGGTCTGCTCGGCTCTTCCCCGGTCTTCTGGGGGTACCGGCTCCAGCACTGGTGGGGGACCCGGGCGGATCTGCGCATCTACCGGGACGCCGAGGAAACCGACGGTTCGATCAACACCGCCGACGACGAGGGAGTGCTGCGATTCCGCCAGTTCCATCGCCGTTGGACGGGGCGGGGGGACACGTGA
- a CDS encoding Rieske 2Fe-2S domain-containing protein → MIGADGSQEDVHTVPASAAPPNPAGANIAASWYAAIKSSQLGKGPHRVRLFGREVVLWRDRKGAARCVAAHCPHQGANLGLGDVVKGELRCPFHHWRFDGDGVCSAIPGLSRIPTTARTRSYPTREAYGFIWVWYGTAEPLFELPEFPALTDRPRRYLGFYYDDATTGTIRQLLENAVDHQHFSALHGLSLDGVEFRVLAEQSEAADNGPPLTRDDAWFGVWFSGRPWRPPLRRSPLGWVTGVVSTFAMGRHMQLLVDGWPGGQRFTAYVDGTEVYKVIMGIVPEGDRVTRQVGWAGVRRTGRWYRTLFNYVLFWVQNRAGTFQDVPVYDSTRNAQPTVYVRYDNGLLRFRRYYQSWVDRAAGDGKVGR, encoded by the coding sequence ATGATCGGCGCGGACGGCTCCCAGGAGGACGTGCACACCGTCCCCGCCTCGGCTGCTCCGCCGAATCCCGCCGGGGCGAACATCGCCGCGTCCTGGTATGCCGCGATCAAGAGCTCCCAGCTGGGCAAGGGGCCGCACCGGGTGCGGTTGTTCGGGCGCGAGGTCGTGCTGTGGCGCGACCGGAAGGGAGCGGCGCGCTGCGTGGCCGCGCACTGCCCGCACCAGGGCGCCAACCTGGGCCTCGGGGACGTCGTCAAAGGCGAACTGCGCTGCCCCTTCCACCACTGGCGGTTCGACGGGGACGGGGTCTGCTCCGCCATCCCCGGTCTCTCACGCATCCCGACGACGGCCCGGACCCGGTCCTACCCCACCCGCGAGGCGTACGGGTTCATCTGGGTCTGGTACGGCACCGCCGAACCCCTCTTCGAACTCCCGGAGTTCCCGGCGCTGACCGACAGGCCCCGTCGCTACCTCGGCTTCTACTACGACGACGCGACCACCGGGACGATCCGCCAGCTGCTGGAGAACGCGGTCGACCACCAGCACTTCAGCGCTCTGCACGGACTGTCTCTGGACGGGGTGGAGTTCCGTGTGCTGGCCGAACAGTCCGAGGCCGCGGACAACGGCCCGCCGCTGACACGGGACGACGCCTGGTTCGGCGTCTGGTTCTCCGGCCGGCCGTGGCGGCCGCCGCTACGCCGCTCACCTCTGGGCTGGGTGACCGGTGTCGTCTCCACGTTCGCGATGGGCCGCCACATGCAGCTGCTGGTCGACGGGTGGCCGGGCGGCCAGCGCTTCACGGCGTACGTGGACGGCACCGAGGTCTACAAGGTGATCATGGGCATCGTCCCCGAGGGCGACCGGGTCACCCGCCAGGTCGGCTGGGCGGGGGTGCGCCGCACCGGACGCTGGTACCGCACCCTCTTCAACTACGTCCTGTTCTGGGTCCAGAACCGCGCGGGCACCTTCCAGGACGTACCCGTCTACGACTCCACCCGCAACGCCCAGCCCACGGTCTACGTGCGCTACGACAACGGGTTGCTCCGGTTCCGTCGCTACTACCAGTCATGGGTCGACCGCGCCGCGGGAGACGGAAAGGTCGGCCGATGA
- a CDS encoding polyprenyl synthetase family protein — protein sequence MSFAIDNTQAETDFPVPMEEFRRQVNERLRSSIDPVEPPRLREAMAYSLLADGKRIRPTLCLLTYQIFDSDVSVALPTACGLEMLHTASLIHDDLPAMDDDDFRRGSPSNHRVFGEGMALLAGDALLAYALEFILQNSDSPHPERLLSVMAKLIEVVGPSGLSGGQAIDLHSQGRDHVDPLTVEEMHIKKTGALIEASVVTGAIWGGASKDDIAHLTTYARNLGLAYQIVDDILDETSSFDEFGKEVGQDRAAGKWTYPRLVGVEAARERVRGLITQAVAELDGFGERAAMLRWAAQVVHGRAAA from the coding sequence GTGTCTTTCGCGATTGACAACACCCAAGCAGAAACAGACTTTCCGGTTCCGATGGAAGAGTTCCGTCGCCAGGTCAACGAAAGACTGCGCTCCTCCATCGACCCGGTGGAGCCGCCTCGGCTGCGCGAGGCCATGGCCTATTCGCTGCTGGCGGATGGAAAGCGCATCCGTCCGACTCTGTGTCTGTTGACCTACCAGATATTCGACTCCGACGTCTCGGTCGCGCTTCCCACCGCCTGCGGCCTGGAAATGCTGCATACGGCTTCGCTCATCCATGACGACCTGCCGGCCATGGACGACGACGACTTCCGCCGCGGCAGCCCTTCCAACCACCGGGTGTTCGGTGAGGGTATGGCGCTCCTGGCGGGCGACGCGCTGCTCGCCTACGCACTGGAGTTCATTCTCCAGAACTCCGACTCGCCGCATCCGGAAAGACTGCTGAGCGTCATGGCCAAACTGATCGAGGTGGTCGGCCCGTCCGGGCTGTCCGGCGGTCAGGCGATCGATCTCCACTCCCAGGGCCGCGACCATGTCGACCCGTTGACCGTGGAGGAGATGCACATCAAGAAGACCGGCGCGCTCATCGAGGCGTCCGTGGTCACCGGGGCGATCTGGGGAGGGGCGTCGAAGGACGACATAGCCCACCTCACCACATATGCGCGAAACCTCGGACTCGCCTATCAGATCGTCGACGACATTCTCGACGAGACATCGAGTTTCGACGAATTCGGCAAGGAAGTCGGCCAGGACCGGGCCGCGGGCAAGTGGACGTATCCCCGGCTGGTGGGGGTGGAGGCGGCACGCGAGCGGGTGCGCGGACTGATCACGCAGGCAGTGGCGGAGCTCGACGGGTTCGGCGAGCGCGCGGCGATGCTTCGCTGGGCGGCGCAGGTGGTTCACGGCCGGGCGGCGGCATGA
- a CDS encoding TauD/TfdA family dioxygenase — translation MRVDPDRCGPTPLSWQEALDSGSQALEEAQLALLAASLGEVFAWPTIQRGRMVQNLVPVESDREEQSGHGSVALDWHTEDGFHQDRCRYLALLGIRNPDRVPTTIGTVNDVRLTEHHRSVLHERRFLIRPDLEHLRQLARFAPDSEMLRRAREMYENPEPAAILFGDPDSPSLRIDAPYTTAVADDGEAAEALEAIVDELTRAQQDVVVGRGDVLIVDNYRAVHGRRAFSPRFDGTDRWLKRMSVAGSPLSTTMPGADARVRTI, via the coding sequence GTGCGCGTCGACCCTGACCGGTGCGGGCCCACACCGCTTTCCTGGCAGGAAGCCCTCGACTCCGGAAGCCAGGCACTCGAGGAGGCGCAGCTGGCCCTGCTGGCCGCCAGTCTGGGCGAGGTCTTCGCCTGGCCGACCATCCAGCGCGGTCGGATGGTGCAGAACCTCGTACCGGTCGAGAGCGACCGCGAGGAGCAGAGCGGCCATGGTTCAGTCGCTCTGGACTGGCACACCGAGGACGGCTTCCACCAGGACAGATGCCGCTATCTGGCGCTCCTGGGCATCAGGAACCCCGACCGGGTGCCGACCACGATCGGCACGGTCAACGACGTGCGGCTGACCGAGCACCACCGGTCCGTGCTCCACGAGCGACGCTTCCTCATCCGCCCCGACCTGGAGCACCTGCGTCAACTGGCCAGGTTCGCCCCGGACAGCGAAATGCTCCGGCGTGCGCGCGAGATGTACGAGAACCCGGAGCCGGCCGCCATCCTCTTCGGTGACCCCGACTCCCCCAGTCTGCGGATCGACGCACCGTACACAACCGCCGTGGCCGACGACGGCGAGGCCGCCGAGGCACTGGAGGCGATCGTCGACGAGCTCACTCGCGCCCAGCAGGACGTGGTCGTCGGCCGGGGCGACGTGCTGATCGTGGACAACTACCGCGCCGTGCACGGCCGTCGGGCGTTCTCACCGCGGTTCGACGGTACGGACCGCTGGCTGAAGCGCATGAGCGTGGCCGGCAGCCCGCTGTCCACGACGATGCCCGGCGCGGACGCGCGGGTACGGACGATCTGA